In Cryptomeria japonica chromosome 10, Sugi_1.0, whole genome shotgun sequence, a genomic segment contains:
- the LOC131066047 gene encoding secreted RxLR effector protein 161-like, producing MTDCKPVSTPMETGCKLTKSDDSPEVNQSEYRSMVGSLLYLTASRPDLMHAVCLVSRFQSAPKQSHLIAIKRIFKYIQGTLDFGLWYSRNNDFTLVGFTDADWAGCIDDRKSTSGAAFFLGDRLVAWHSKKQECVTLSTAESEYIAATTCCTQLIWMSHQLADMGITVDKPISIFCDNTSAISLSKNPVMHSRTKHVAIKLLFLREQVLANEFQVLYVPSQAQVADIFTKALSKEVFERLRDRLGVFSQSALVST from the coding sequence ATGACAGATTGTAAACCTGTTAGCACTCCAATGGAGACTGGTTGTAAATTGACCAAGTCAGATGACTCCCCTGAGGTAAATCAATCTGAGTATAGATCAATGGTTGGCAGCCTACTTTATTTAACTGCATCTAGGCCTGATTTGATGCATGCAGTTTGCTTGGTTTCACGTTTTCAGTCTGCTCCCAAACAATCTCATTTGattgctataaaaaggatattcaagtatATTCAAGGTACTTTAGACTTTGGCTTGTGGTATTCACGAAATAACGATTTTACTCTTGTTGGTTTTacggatgctgactgggctggctgtatagatgatagaaaaagcaccagtggTGCAGCATTCTTCCTAGGAGATCGCCTTGTTGCCTGGCATAGCAAAAAGCAAGAATGTGTTACTTTATCAACTGCAGAatctgaatatattgcagcaacaacttGTTGTACGCAATTAATCTGGATGTCTCATCAACTTGCTGATATGGGTATTACAGTTGACAAACCCATCTCCatcttctgtgataatactagtgccatcagTCTTTCAAAGAATCCTGTGATGCATTCTCGCACTAAACATGTTGCTATTAAGTTGCTATTTCTACGAGAACAAGTGTTGGCTAATGAATTTCAAGTTTTATATGTACCTTCTCAGGCACAAGTAGCGGATATTTTTACAAAAGCTTTGTCTAAAGAAGTCTTTGAACGGCTAAGGGATAGATTGGGAGtgttttctcaatctgctcttgtCTCCACCTAA